A stretch of DNA from Streptomyces sp. NBC_01276:
CGTCGTTGCCGCAGCCAGCCGTGAGGACCGCGACGGTCGCGGTGATGGCGGCGGCTGCGAGCAGCCGGCGGTGAGCGGTGCGGGTGTAGTGCTGTCGTGCCGTTGTCACGGAGATCTCCCCGGTGGTCACCTCGGCGGGCGGGCGTGCAGAACAGCCCGGCCGCGCCGTCTCATCGCTTGTGCAACGTGTTTATTTCATAGCGGTGCGTCGTACTGGGCACCTTACGATGACAACGCCTCAGCTCCTACGGGGTTCTTGAGGCTCACGTTCCCGACTGTCATGCTTTGCCCAGCATTGTCGAAAAGTCATATGCGGAAAGCCTTCTGACGTGCAGCCTTACGCCTCGGCTGTCGGATGACGGCTGCCCCGGCGGGCCTGCCGCCAGCGTGGCCGGATTCCATCCCTCTGGCTGGTTCTTTGCTTCCGTAATCGTCGGGTTCGCCGCTCACCGGTTTGCTCACCACTGCCTCCCCCACGCAATAACGTTCACAGCTGGGTCCAGCCACGGGGTTCGGCGTCACCGGCCAGTGGGGTCCAGACGGCGGCCTGCGGTCCGTGCTCCTCGATGTCTTCGAGGACGGCGGCGCCGAGGGGGACGTGGGCGGCGAGTCGGGTGACGAGGTCGTGGTCGGCGGTCATGCTGCGCAGGTCCTGGATCCGGGCGGCGAGCGTGGTGCGGGAGGCACCGGTGAGGACGAACAGGATCCGGGGAAAGCGCGGGTAGAGACGCTGCCAGGCGAGCAGGGAGCCCTGGTCGGCGACGGTGCCCCGGCGCCCAGGCGACTGGGGGGTGTAGTCGTGGAAGCGGGCGTAGCTGATGAGCTTGCGGGCCAGGCGTTCGCTGCTCATGGTGGTGCGGTCGATCTCCACGAAGGCCCGGTACTGCAGGCGCCGGGGGCTGGTGGCGGTGTAGTGGAAGACGGCGTCGGCGATGAGCCGGTCCTCGCCGCCCGTGTCGGGGAGGCGGTGGGTGACCTCGGGCATCCAGTCCAGGGGCTCGTACTCGTCGCCGCGGGCGCGGGCGTCGGCAAGGAAGGCGAGGTGGGCGCGAACACCGGTGAGAGTGTGTGCGGCACGCAGTGAGGCGGCGGCCGCCGAGACGATGGGCGTGGCGGTGCGTCCGCGCAGCTCAGGCCAGTCCGTGACCATCGCAATACCGTCCGGGGTGAGGAAATGCGCTTGGAGGCGG
This window harbors:
- a CDS encoding replication-relaxation family protein — encoded protein: MTTATRIQPSTEDTHAHRALALLAQHRLLTTTQLHQMLTPRSDARRIHRVLVPLREQGLINHTTLGSSSRLQAHFLTPDGIAMVTDWPELRGRTATPIVSAAAASLRAAHTLTGVRAHLAFLADARARGDEYEPLDWMPEVTHRLPDTGGEDRLIADAVFHYTATSPRRLQYRAFVEIDRTTMSSERLARKLISYARFHDYTPQSPGRRGTVADQGSLLAWQRLYPRFPRILFVLTGASRTTLAARIQDLRSMTADHDLVTRLAAHVPLGAAVLEDIEEHGPQAAVWTPLAGDAEPRGWTQL